A stretch of DNA from Electrophorus electricus isolate fEleEle1 chromosome 18, fEleEle1.pri, whole genome shotgun sequence:
CCAGCGACACACGCAGGGGCATCGCCAAAGCCTTCGCCATGTGGAGCGACGTGTCGCCGTTCAGCTTCAGAGAGGTGCCTGCCGACCAGGACGCCGACATCCAAATCGGTACGGCTACTGCGCTTCTCATTCGCGCACCCCGGCCCGGAGGAACGTCCGCCCAGGTGTTAGTCGGCGTATGCCTGGAGCATGGCAGAACAAGAGTAGTGGGAATATAATCGGTTCTATTCATTTGAAATGGCAGTACATCGCTTGTATGGCAGAACTGTTGTTTCAGGAATGTTTTTGCAGGCGCGGGATTTGATAGAAAATGCCAAAACGCCGGCTGACGTTCTTCTAGCTGTGCACATAGAGCCTTTTTAACTTAATAAATGCAAGGTGGACACAGAGGCTTAAGGTTTATTTACCTGACGAAATGTGGGCATAGTTAGGCTTAAATAAAGAAATCTATCTGCACTAGTACTGGCACAATGTGATACAGAAATATGTTCTGTCACAATATTCATGCTGGATTGCATATGAAGTGCATATTGCAAAAAAGCAAACGTTAAATCAATTTGCCTTGTATGCACAGAGTTGTCAGCTGAGGTCAATCCTTAATTCACAATGACATTTTTGGGGGATTCAAGTCACGATTGTGggaggacccccccccccaaagaaagACTAAAAATCCTTACGAAGCaaatctaattttaaaaagaaaacaaataaataaaacaaaacgtGACACACAAGTGGCTGGCCGCCCCAGTTTTAATGGAATTTTGGCCACAGGCTGGACATCCTGGGTCAAATTCAGAAGCTGATCGTCGTGGGATTTCAGAATTCCTGTCAAAGTCAGCGTGCGTTAAAGAAATTACGGTCGATCTCCACGTACGCGCGCGTGGGGGAGACACGGAGAGCTACTTTCAGCATAAACGTGCAGAGCCGACTCGCGCGATTTATGCTCCTCGGGGCCTTTTACGGCTGTTGGAGAGTGCGGCCTTGCTGATCTCCAGGTGCTCGTCTGTGCTGGAGGGCCGCTCGTGAGTGAACGTTTTGCTCTGGCAGGCTTCTACTCTGTAAACCATACAGACTGCCTGCAGTCCTACCTGCATCACTGCTTTGACGGCATCACCGGTGAGCTGGCCCACGCCTTCTTCCCCACGACCGGAGAGATCCACTTCGATGATGATGAGTACTGGATTCTGGGGAACATGCGTTTCAGCTGGAAGAAAGGCTAGTgcatttagtttattttttttcactttgctttatttGTGTCTCTCGGTCATATGACAGTGGTTTAGACCGATGATGAGGTCATGCCAGAATTTACCCAAATTAAAGATCACTGAGCTCAGTGATCCATCCCGTGCTCATAGGTACGTATGGCCATGCGCATTTGGGTAAGGTGCGCTTGGTGGAGTATTGATTGGTGTAATTACTGAAGGTCGAGGACTTATAACAGACAAATACTACCTCCAAAAAACTGCGACAGTAGGAGATTATGCTAGAATTATACAGACGTCTGTGTTCTTAAAACCACACCGAGGGCTGCAGTGTCTTCACGTATTCAAGGTGTGCAACAATCCTACAGAATCCTGTTCCACACAGATTGAGCCGAAACAAAGTAAAGGCGGAATCCTTATTCCTTGTTTCCTTTCTAGCAGGCaagatacattttattacatgtaATTTAACATTCACACCACAAGGTGTCTAATTAAAGGCAAGGGGACCATTTCATATGGATGCATGTGTATGGCAGGCGTATGGCTGACTGACCTGGTGCACGTAGCAGCTCATGAGGTTGGACATGCACTGGGTCTGATGCACTCCCAGAACCCCACAGCCATAATGCACCTCAACGCCACGCTGACAGGCCGCAAGCTAATAACCCAAGACGACGTCTGGGGCCTACAACGGCTCTACGGTACGTAACCACTCTGTCCAAGTAGAGCAAGCTTGTCCGAAGCCGGTTAAAACTCGAGCAATTCTTGACAGCAACGGGCAAAGTCGGGTACCGCGTGCTTATTCAAAGCTGCTTAAAAATTCCTGCGACGAATGGCAGGAAAGGTTTGTTGTGCCATTGGCCAATAACGATCTCAAAGAGTCCTTAAAAGCAGGTGAATTTTAAGAGGCGACCATGATGGACGGTATCTTTATGTGAAGCCTAACGTTTGTCCCTGGTTCCAGCTCTACCTCTGTAGTTTTCAcgtgcccttctctctctctctctctctctctctctctctctctctctctctctctctctctctctctctctctctctctctctctctctctctctctctctctctctctctctctctctctctctctctctctctctctctctctccaggatgTCTGGATAGGTTATTCATCTGTCCTGCTTGGGCTAGGAAAGGCTACTGCGAAAGCAAACGGAGACTCATGCAGAAGCACTGTCCCTACAGCTGCGACTTCTGCTACGGTAAGAGCAGCTGCCAGGAGCCGACAGGCATTCGAGTGTAGCAGATCATTTACTTCTCATTAGACACGGACCAGTTGGTGAAGTTATTGCGATACAGCCATATATTGAACTTTTGATGTGAAGTCCGGATAGAGCCATGCAGACAAATCGAGTTCTTCGTTACATGCAATCCAATACAAAGTATAAAACTACGCTGCATTTCTTTGTGTGACATAAACACTATTTAGGCAAATGTTTTCTACAAATATTCAGAGGCAAGACAATACTTGCTTTGCTTCCAGTGGGCACAACACACACTTCTTTAGATAGATTTTAGCAAACTGACTAGGATTTCATTCAAAATGTCCCACTCTTATCGTAGACCTCTAGCACCTGCGTTCTCTACTCATCATACTCGTTACAATGGTAGATGCCTAGAATTTAGCTTGTTACTTGAGCCCATGCAACGAAAAACCATACATGTCCATTCATTTTTCcattctataaaataaaatactatacTATAAAGAATTattgcaatttttatttttaaatgcccacatgaaaGAATAAGGTAAGTcgaaataaagcatatttagcattttaatgtaaaagttgtacaaattcaaaaattaaaatatctgatgtgttttttttgttgttgttgcaagggctctgttattattattattattattattattattattattattaacaggcCCAAGCCAACAGTCCCAAGTCAAAATAAACAAGCAGATTTGGCCAAAAATAAAGcagaattttgtttttctgccttACAAAGCTCTTTTTTATTGAAACATAAATGGTTTATTTGAAATTTGGGGTGATTTAATTTGACTTATACAGTTTATTTGAAATTGGCCTTGTAAATACACATCTATTTCTGCCACAATgccattttaaaggtttttgtgtCTGACTTCAACATCTCTATTTGTAATCTTAGAGTACTTAACAGGATTTTTAGTTTTGGCAATGAATATTTTTCCCCCCAGAGAAAAAGTCTTCCAtctaaaatttaaatgtaattttatttgaCAGTATAACCATTACAGTACAGCTTACGTTAAATTTACAGCAGATGTACAGTACTTTTGTTGAAAATAAGTGATTAATTCATTTGCTGTAGGGATATGAATTCTGTTTGCCAAGTTCTAACGGCCTATCCCTGCCCAGTCATTTAGTGGAGGAAAAGTGGAGTGGTCACATGACCACAGGCTTGTACCTAATGTACTGATATATCTCACCCGTGAAAAAAATCCCTTCCTGTTTCATTATGTAGTGATATATAGATTCCAAATGCAAGATCCAGAACAAACAGGTGAATATACAGAAGAACCGTGTACTGGTTGATATATTGGTGTGGGTTTTCACCAGTTTACCCAGAGGGCTAAGTCGATTTCAGCCAATCATGCAAAGGCACCCCATTGAGCAGAAGCCAGGACGAGGTACTATGAAGCGACATGCATGAGTGTAAACATCTCAGGTAGCGGTCCAAATGTTtcaggaaggggggggggggggcctgaAACAGCACCGGTCTTGGACCAAAGTGAGGCATCAGGCATCAATGATTAAGTATTAAAGTTGCTTGCTACTGCACAGCAGGGTAGCTGAGGGATCTAAGAAAAGGCCCACGGTTCAGGAATCCGAGGATTTTGAGCCAGACCCGTGTCCTGGAAGAACACAACAGGAAACGTCTCCTCCTCAAGACGTCCCGATGTGGACAGCTCCTCCGTCGAAGGGCTGGGATTTTGTCTGCTCACAGGAGAGGGGGAATGCACATCCTAATCCGGTTCTCATCGCAGCCAGGGCAAAGTCTGGGCTTCTGGGGGAAATTTCTTGCATGAAGACAAGCCACTGGAATCTTAGCATGTGGTTTATGGGCCTCACACGCAAGAAGACCAACTTTGTTTGGACGAGGACCAAAGCAACATCAACAGTTCCTCCTAGTTAGAAGCTGGCAGAGACGccaaagaatttttttttttatgtttgtggcTAACGTGCGTTCTTATTCGGAGTGCAGTGTAAACATTACTCAATCCGGTTGCTCTTCCGAGGCCAGTTTTGCTTTTCCTCCAGTAACGGAACCAGTAAATACTTCAGAAAGAGAGTTGTCTTTCCCAACAGAACCTGACGGCGACTTGCATAAAGAGCGTTGCATGCACACCTTGCGGATGCTTACAGCAGCACATGTAATGACCATGTCGTAATGCTCGAACAGCATTTCCCTTTCCCACTGTCGCGCCGACACCAAAGCCACCACGGACCAAACAAAAGCTTGTCGCCGAAGGAAAGAAACTCACCTTCCGCTGTGGGAAGAAAATCGCTGCAAAGCGAGGCAAAGTGTAGTAAgttcattttttcctttatacCTTCATTTCTGAGTTGGTGCTCCAACACTAGCAGCTGTTTTGAATGATTATCCATGAGCTATTTGTTATTTATGAAATTACTTTTCATGATTGTGTTTTCAAAGCTTCCCCCCATTTGTTTCCTTCCCCCTGCGGTCGGTTTGACCGTAAACCCCATAACCTGTGAACACTCTGATCACGGTAGCTGGTACAAAGACGATGAGCTGCTAGAAGTTTCGCACCCGGGCTACATCTCCCTGAAGGACGACCACCTTAGCCTTGTGGCGAACGCCATCAACGAGGGTACGTACACCTGCATCGTGAGGAAGAAGAACAAGGTTTTGACGAACTATTCGTGGAAGGTGCGCGTGCGCTTCTGAGGGCCGCGGTGCGCTCTGGAGTGCACTACAGCACAGATGCTAGTCGAGCGACGTGAGGAAACACGGGGAAGACCAGAAAGTGgctccacacacccccacaccccaacactgccttctctctgccttctctctgcctccgtATACCCCTGATCTAATGAGCTCTGCCGTCCTGGGAACGAGTGCCGTGCGGAACAGCGGGCAGCGCTGACGAGATGGAGAAGAGGCAGATCCATGATGGAACCCAAGGCTTACGTTCACAGCAGCACCATGGAACCTCACTCACTTGGGCACATAGTCCACTGCATTAATACACAAATCTAATCAGAGTTCTGATGTCAGGGTTATTGTGTTAGCtatgtaaatgtgttatttaggtgccaaataaaaacacaaaacaaaactattctATGGCTGTTTTCGCTTCTCTGTAATACCGTGAAACGCTGTTGCAGTGGACTTTGTTTTCCCTGATGAGCAGCACAGCTGCTCGGGAAGCATAGAAGACAGAACTCCTCTAAAAGCTTAAGCCTCCTCATCCAGTCTCTGAAGCACAAAATGTATTGAAGTACTTGGTACTTATAGATTTTAACAATGAAAGGTACATCCTATACAGAGGTCATTAATAACCCTTCAACCATCCTGAGAGGAATTTATTTCAAGATCGACCACTAGGGGCATTTCAGTTTTCAGCCAACTACAACCCGGTAGCTATTGTTCGTAACGGAACATTTTACTGGCAATTAGGTCGATTTAAAACATGCTAGCAATTGAATGAGTGGATATCAATTCAGACTACGGCATTTGTTAGCCAGGAGAGCCAGAGACACGGGAGAAATCCCAAGGTCAAGTGTGGACTTAAGGAAACGGTATAATCGTGGAGCGCGAGCTTCTTTTATCATTCCTGTTTCTCAATACCCAAATCATTAAGTGTCTGACTAAAATGGAGAAATTTGCCTGGAAAGGAAAGTCACTCTGGCTTTCTCTCTAATAAAATAGAGAAGGCAGACAAAGATCTCTTGATTGCATGGAATATGTGCAGTGCAAAGAATGACATCATCTTTGGACATCTGGTGCAGGGGTTACTTTCAAGGCTGCATGGCTTTTCCTCCCCACTTTCTTGTCGTCTGTTTTAAAACTCAGCTTCTTTACAGCCCTCAAACGTTGCGTCGCTACATCCCAAGAAGCGTCAGTGACTTGAGGAATATAAGCGTATAAATAGACTTACAAATAGTTTATTTCTTCCTACACAACTTTACCTATGCCAGTCCCAGATTCCAGTGCATTTTGGCATAGTACATTATTACGCAACTACAGTTATAGGTCCAGGGTATGTGAGTGTGACCGTAGGTGGATTTTAATCGTTAACAGTCCATTGTCGACTGTGGAAAAGTCTGGTTTGAAATTTAAAATCTATAAGGCTTAGACCTGATGAACGTACTGGTAGATAAAACCTAAAAGTTGGACAAAGAGAGACAACAGATGTGATAGACAAAAGGgtgaagaaataaaacaaacaaacaaacatctgaaGTCAGAAGACCAATTTGGGCTTCTTTCATATAGGAGCAGTTAATTCCTCTAACTGCTGGGAGACAGAGCAGTCGAACGTCCTTGAAGAAGTGCTCCCTCTCAACGAAGAAACAGGTTGCGAGAGTCCGTCTGTCTCAGCGAGGCTCAGAGGAAGGTACAGTCAACTTTCAGCTGGGCTCTCTTAAATGGAGTCCTGGCATTAGTGCCACAGAGAAGCTGAGGAACGCCTTTGCTCTGGCCTGGTACCCGAGTCGGGCGAGAGATGCAAGCTCAAAACTTCAGACTGAATCCTGGACCAGACTTGGACAGTCCCTGGTTAGCTGTGGTCAGGTGGAAACCGGTGTCTTTCAGATCATCGTCGCCCTGGAAGACgtgacaaaacacacatgaaaaggTGTGCAAAATAAAGCCAATACTTATTCAAAATAAGTGCTGCGTTTTTTAAAGCCTCTATGTTACGAATGAACTGACGGCAGTAAATAACGACCAAGGCCTCGTCTACTGATGGTGCTTTAAATCAGTAAggtaatcattttaaataattctctTTTTGTAAAGAATGATGTCTCCAGGTCAGAAGGCACAGTAAACCTTCCAGACAAAACACTGGCAGGTTCACCCCTGCCAGCCGCTCTAGATGGGGACATTGGCCAAACGCTATAAATGTAAGCTATGGGGCTGCGTACCAGCTGGCTGTAGCCCAAGCCTCCTTCTGGTGGGCGGGGGCTCGTTCCTCTCTTCACCCGCTGCTGCTCGCTTTTGGCGGGCCAAGTGGGGAACATGGATGGCTCGATGGGGCGCGGGGTTTCCTGGAAATACTCATGCATCAAGGCCTCGTCTGCGCTGATCCGCTTGGCAGGGCAGTAGGTAAGGAATCTATGGCCATTCAAAGCGGTAGAGTTGGGtttgatttattaaaataaccaagatcaccaccaccactgacaacaaaaaaccacacacccaaaagtgtttttttttcccaacatTTAATCTCCTAACTGAACTGCTTTGTGTGAAAGatgaataaatatgcaaaataaaattgGATC
This window harbors:
- the mmp23ba gene encoding matrix metalloproteinase-23 isoform X3, which translates into the protein MVCQTSMRKEECAGVVLAAAVIGVFLTVMHEATAFPTWRFEEEADMSGVLIIGIRKDARSHALHLSRNKRYTLTPEKLKWDNFKLTYKLLSFPRNLLNASDTRRGIAKAFAMWSDVSPFSFREVPADQDADIQIGFYSVNHTDCLQSYLHHCFDGITGELAHAFFPTTGEIHFDDDEYWILGNMRFSWKKGVWLTDLVHVAAHEVGHALGLMHSQNPTAIMHLNATLTGRKLITQDDVWGLQRLYGCLDRLFICPAWARKGYCESKRRLMQKHCPYSCDFCYEPDGDLHKERCMHTLRMLTAAHVMTMS
- the mmp23ba gene encoding matrix metalloproteinase-23 isoform X1, which codes for MVCQTSMRKEECAGVVLAAAVIGVFLTVMHEATAFPTWRFEEEADMSGVLIIGIRKDARSHALHLSRNKRYTLTPEKLKWDNFKLTYKLLSFPRNLLNASDTRRGIAKAFAMWSDVSPFSFREVPADQDADIQIGFYSVNHTDCLQSYLHHCFDGITGELAHAFFPTTGEIHFDDDEYWILGNMRFSWKKGVWLTDLVHVAAHEVGHALGLMHSQNPTAIMHLNATLTGRKLITQDDVWGLQRLYGCLDRLFICPAWARKGYCESKRRLMQKHCPYSCDFCYAFPFPTVAPTPKPPRTKQKLVAEGKKLTFRCGKKIAAKRGKVYWYKDDELLEVSHPGYISLKDDHLSLVANAINEGTYTCIVRKKNKVLTNYSWKVRVRF
- the mmp23ba gene encoding matrix metalloproteinase-23 isoform X2, translated to MSGVLIIGIRKDARSHALHLSRNKRYTLTPEKLKWDNFKLTYKLLSFPRNLLNASDTRRGIAKAFAMWSDVSPFSFREVPADQDADIQIGFYSVNHTDCLQSYLHHCFDGITGELAHAFFPTTGEIHFDDDEYWILGNMRFSWKKGVWLTDLVHVAAHEVGHALGLMHSQNPTAIMHLNATLTGRKLITQDDVWGLQRLYGCLDRLFICPAWARKGYCESKRRLMQKHCPYSCDFCYAFPFPTVAPTPKPPRTKQKLVAEGKKLTFRCGKKIAAKRGKVYWYKDDELLEVSHPGYISLKDDHLSLVANAINEGTYTCIVRKKNKVLTNYSWKVRVRF